In a genomic window of Mercenaria mercenaria strain notata chromosome 19, MADL_Memer_1, whole genome shotgun sequence:
- the LOC123542906 gene encoding zinc finger protein 583-like, which produces MGDGDNKGKHIKQQPRISNVKSSSESESRVSSEEFAKERFLRTSHAFGGYECKTCKKTFAHASYLYNHKRIHSGERPYQCDVCFRSFIELGNLKRHQRVHTGERPFECDICRKSFTQKVVLKEHQQDVHSAGSSYVCDICRKSYSRAERLNIHMRVHTGDRPYRCEICSKSFVCKAVLRKHLHVHTGEKPYECPICGRRFSQTARVKEHIQRAHTVGRPYECGICRKSFKVSSDLQIHLRIHIMEGLYECEICRKLFTETTLKKHTLDQMCRKIHVYEVKQK; this is translated from the coding sequence ATGGGAGATGGTGATAACAAAGgtaaacatataaaacaacagcCACGGATAAGTAATGTAAAAAGTTCGTCAGAGTCAGAGTCTAGAGTGAGTTCAGAAGAATTTGCGAAAGAAAGGTTTTTAAGGACTAGCCATGCTTTTGGGGGTTATGAATGTAAAACGTGCAAGAAAACTTTTGCACATGCGTCATATCTATATAACCACAAGCGTATTCATTCAGGAGAACGTCCATATCAGTGTGACGTATGCTTTAGATCGTTTATAGAGTTAGGAAATTTAAAGAGACACCAGCGTGTCCATACTGGAGAGCGTCCTTTCGAATGTGACATATGCCGGAAGTCATTTACACAAAAAGTAGTCTTGAAAGAACACCAACAGGATGTTCATTCTGCAGGCAGTTCTTATGTGTGTGACATTTGCAGAAAATCGTATTCACGTGCAGAACGTTTAAACATACATATGCGAGTTCATACAGGAGATCGTCCATACCGGTGTGAAATATGCAGCAAATCATTCGTTTGTAAAGCAGTTTTAAGGAAACACCTGCATGTTCATACTGGAGAGAAGCCATATGAATGTCCAATATGTGGACGAAGGTTCTCGCAAACAGCAAGAGTAAAGGAACACATACAGCGTGCACATACTGTCGGGCGTCCTTACGAATGTGGAATATGCAGAAAGTCCTTCAAAGTGTCCTCGGATTTACAGATACACTTGCGTATCCATATAATGGAAGGTCTCTATGAATGTGAGATATGcagaaaactgtttacagaaACAACCTTAAAGAAACACACTCTTGATCAAATGTGtagaaagatacatgtatatgaggTTAAGCAGAAATAA